ATCAAGCAGATCATGCTGGGCCTTCAGGAATATAAATTTAATTGGCTAAAACAGAATCTATTGGAAATTTACGGTGAAAATATACTGCCTTATGTGTTCGATGCTTCACTGATTCTCGACAGTATGGTAAACGGCTATGTAAAAGTACTGACTGTCATGGATCATCACCTTTCGCTAAACGGCCTCTGCTCCTATATGTTTGACCGTTTCGACGCCATGATGAAAGAACTGTTGGAAACCAAACCAGATGCACTATTCCCTGAAAACTATGCGAAAGAAATTTTGACGACTGTCGCTGCACGCTCATCCTATAAAGATGTATTTGATCTTTTTAAAGAAATGAAAAAAGCCATCCTGAATCAAGCTTCCATCAAAGACCAGGAAAGAACGGACATCATTAAGTCGATTGAATTCATGGTCAGCGAGCTTAAACAGGAGGAACCCCGTTTATTCATTTTAAAAGGTGTGCTGAACGAGCTGTCTTCCATCGAGTCCATCAAAGGATATGTTAAAGAACTTAAAGAACTTCTATCAAAATGATTCAAACTTATGCACGATCAACCAATCGCATTGAAATCGGAGTATACACTCATAAAGAGTCTATACTCTTTTTTATTTGGATCTATTTGACCTTTGAAAATAATCCCATCTCATGAAAAAGCCTACTATATAATTCAACCGAAATATCCCTTAGTATGTAGGGTATTAACGTCTCCCCTTAGACATTTACGAAAATTTCCATATGAATTTAGTATTGATTTCTCATGGAAATTTCTATATAGTAATCTTGTCAGAGGTCAGACATCCTACAAAAGAATATTTTTTATACTAATTGAAAGCGTATACAAATAGCGTTTTCAATTCATACTAAATTATTGCAAAATATGCATCAGCGAGGTGGCGGAAATGAATTATTTAATATCGATTATAGGATTGCTGGTTGTTTTAGGATTGGCTTTCCTTGCAAGCAGTGACAGAAAAAATGTAAAGATTAAGCCAATCATCCTTATGATTGTCATCCAAGTGGGACTTTCGGCATTGCTTCTAAATACAAAATTCGGTCTAGTCCTAATCAAAGGATTTGCCGGCGGGTTTGCCAAGTTATTGGATTATGCCAACAGCGGTGTATCATTCGTCTTTGGCGGCATTGCCAATGACAATCAAACACCATTCTTTTTAAGTGTATTATTGCCAATCGTCTTTATCTCTGTTTTAATCGGGATCTTTCAACACTTTAAAATCCTCCCATTGATCATGAGAGGAATCGGAATTGTACTTAGCAAAGTCAACGGTATGGGGAAATTGGAGTCCTATAATGCAGTTGCA
The nucleotide sequence above comes from Falsibacillus albus. Encoded proteins:
- a CDS encoding TetR/AcrR family transcriptional regulator is translated as MDKRTKIITSAMELFAEHGFHETSMQTVANYSNISKGNIYTYFKSKEDLLYHIFKYFGDLMKDSIEEAVDSTLPPKERFITQMEVTLRQRLQFKGFFMMQYREQTMNLSPEIKQIMLGLQEYKFNWLKQNLLEIYGENILPYVFDASLILDSMVNGYVKVLTVMDHHLSLNGLCSYMFDRFDAMMKELLETKPDALFPENYAKEILTTVAARSSYKDVFDLFKEMKKAILNQASIKDQERTDIIKSIEFMVSELKQEEPRLFILKGVLNELSSIESIKGYVKELKELLSK